One genomic region from Nymphaea colorata isolate Beijing-Zhang1983 chromosome 10, ASM883128v2, whole genome shotgun sequence encodes:
- the LOC116262686 gene encoding arogenate dehydratase/prephenate dehydratase 2, chloroplastic-like, whose amino-acid sequence MALRVPIPAGTGPGDRKVSSGQVRSARPASVRASSAGASGVKQRSFSPVKEQAAFATHLGLEMTVLELERLYSAVDPALRSAGPGSPAGFGSSGRPVRVAYQGTRGSYCQEAAMSAFATCDAFPCYQMEDAFQALLEKTADRAVIPFENSVDGVIYRNLDLLLRHNVSIVGELLVPVNHCLLAAPGTSLSGLRRIASHPQALSHCRSRIEELGVEVEEVSNSAEAARFLSENPVSDTAVIGSKIAAREFGLHILEQNFQDRNESNVNRFFQLSLDPAFPSPGTPGVRKTTIAFSLKNAVSDLFRALWPFESRNIPVTSVQHRPNRKNPVRVVGGGSETVRYFDYVFIVDLQGRASDRAVERALEQLKEITGFLRVLGTYASR is encoded by the coding sequence ATGGCACTAAGGGTTCCGATCCCGGCCGGAACTGGACCCGGTGATCGTAAGGTTTCCTCCGGCCAGGTCAGATCCGCCCGGCCCGCGAGTGTTAGGGCGTCCTCCGCAGGCGCAAGCGGTGTGAAGCAGAGAAGCTTCTCGCCGGTGAAGGAACAGGCCGCCTTCGCGACGCATTTGGGCTTGGAAATGACGGTCCTGGAGCTCGAGCGGCTCTACAGTGCCGTGGATCCGGCGCTTCGTAGCGCCGGACCGGGCAGTCCCGCCGGTTTCGGGTCCTCCGGTAGGCCCGTGCGCGTCGCGTACCAAGGCACTCGGGGGTCTTACTGCCAGGAGGCCGCGATGAGCGCGTTCGCCACGTGCGACGCCTTCCCGTGTTACCAGATGGAGGACGCATTCCAGGCGCTTCTGGAGAAGACCGCCGACCGGGCCGTCATCCCCTTCGAGAACTCCGTCGACGGAGTAATTTACCGGAACCTCGATCTCCTCCTCCGCCACAACGTCAGCATTGTCGGCGAGCTTCTCGTCCCCGTGAACCACTGCCTACTCGCCGCCCCGGGAACCTCCCTCTCTGGCCTGAGGCGGATCGCAAGCCACCCCCAGGCTCTCAGCCACTGCAGGTCCCGAATCGAGGAACTCGGCGTCGAGGTAGAGGAGGTCTCAAACTCGGCCGAGGCGGCCCGGTTCCTTTCGGAGAACCCGGTCTCCGATACGGCCGTCATCGGAAGCAAGATCGCTGCGAGGGAGTTCGGCCTGCACATCCTGGAGCAGAACTTCCAGGACCGGAACGAAAGCAACGTGAACCGATTCTTTCAGCTATCCCTCGACCCGGCTTTCCCTTCCCCTGGTACTCCAGGAGTCCGGAAGACTACCATCGCGTTCTCTCTCAAAAACGCCGTCTCGGACCTCTTTCGGGCGCTTTGGCCGTTTGAGAGCCGGAATATCCCGGTTACCAGCGTCCAGCATCGACCGAACCGGAAGAACCCTGTTCGCGTGGTGGGAGGGGGAAGCGAGACGGTTCGGTACTTCGACTATGTCTTCATCGTCGATCTGCAAGGTCGCGCGTCCGATCGTGCGGTCGAGAGGGCTCTCGAGCAGCTGAAAGAGATCACGGGCTTCCTTCGGGTTCTCGGCACCTATGCTTCCCGCTAA